From the genome of Sphingobacterium kitahiroshimense, one region includes:
- a CDS encoding Arm DNA-binding domain-containing protein: protein MYVRITIQGKRTEFSTKKFITPSKWDQNDENEGSHRRSPFNK from the coding sequence ATTTATGTCCGGATAACCATCCAAGGCAAACGAACCGAATTCTCGACTAAGAAATTCATCACACCATCCAAGTGGGACCAAAACGATGAAAATGAAGGGTCCCACCGAAGAAGCCCGTTCAATAAATAG
- a CDS encoding antibiotic biosynthesis monooxygenase family protein, translating to MILELAILHIKAGKQLAFENDFITASQYIATIDGYIRHSLKKCIEVENQYVLLVEWSSVEAHEIGFRQSPQYLKWKELLHDYYDPFPQVFHYEDLPQKI from the coding sequence ATGATATTAGAATTAGCGATATTACATATAAAAGCAGGTAAGCAGCTTGCATTTGAAAATGATTTCATCACAGCCAGCCAATATATTGCAACTATTGACGGCTATATAAGGCATTCACTAAAAAAATGTATCGAGGTAGAAAACCAGTATGTACTTCTAGTGGAGTGGAGTTCTGTAGAAGCACATGAAATTGGATTCCGCCAGTCTCCGCAATATTTAAAATGGAAAGAGCTGCTTCACGACTATTATGATCCCTTTCCTCAAGTTTTTCATTACGAAGATTTACCTCAAAAAATATGA
- a CDS encoding n-acetylglutamate synthase, with the protein MINYNNKRFSAVNNSNNGETSHETVFHYKQLDSIVTAQYNGGKIIHGQLISIVNEQREIDMRYQQVNREGKLMTGICKSKPEILPNGKIRLHERWQWTSGDLSLGQSIIEEL; encoded by the coding sequence ATGATAAATTATAATAACAAACGTTTTTCTGCTGTAAACAATAGCAATAATGGAGAAACATCCCATGAAACAGTTTTCCACTATAAACAGCTTGACTCTATTGTAACAGCTCAATATAATGGAGGTAAAATCATCCATGGTCAATTGATTAGTATCGTGAATGAGCAGAGGGAAATTGATATGCGCTATCAACAGGTGAATAGAGAAGGAAAATTAATGACTGGAATCTGTAAATCTAAACCTGAAATCTTACCGAATGGAAAGATAAGATTACATGAACGCTGGCAATGGACTTCGGGAGACCTATCTTTAGGGCAGTCTATTATTGAAGAATTGTAA
- a CDS encoding DUF4180 domain-containing protein: protein MNFTFHQINHIKVAELISEAVVIKTADDAVDLIGNLYYEDLSKVIVHEKNLISDFFDLKNKIAGEVLQKFSNYRMQIIIIGDFSKFTSKSIIDFIYESNKGRQVNFVKTLEEALSLLAK, encoded by the coding sequence ATGAATTTCACGTTCCACCAGATCAATCACATTAAAGTAGCAGAATTAATTTCCGAGGCTGTAGTCATAAAAACGGCAGATGATGCCGTAGATTTAATAGGAAATCTTTATTATGAGGATCTCTCTAAAGTAATCGTACACGAAAAAAATTTGATATCAGATTTTTTTGATCTCAAAAATAAAATCGCAGGAGAGGTATTGCAAAAGTTTTCTAATTACCGCATGCAAATCATTATCATAGGTGATTTTTCAAAATTCACTTCCAAAAGCATAATTGATTTCATATATGAAAGTAATAAAGGAAGACAGGTTAATTTTGTAAAAACACTAGAGGAGGCACTATCACTTCTTGCAAAATAA
- a CDS encoding TolC family protein — protein MIKDIVAAICMWLALASVLPLYGQQKKENTLGSLWSQVEENYPGIAVKKIAINAAELNAKAVKSTHLPQVKTQFQNTYGTYEGSAGAFFPQPGFFNVSGNPGALEGSSLAANSFASATVEWELFTFGRLKKENEVAETLVQKKVSEQDAYILNLKKVLSERYITLLYNHAKLEWSKKNTERLDDIRKISSGLAASGLKPAADSLLATSSYVQAMGEHDKWNGNKYASYIKLQELYDQDTVMYSSSIRHFSAPMESQDVNASQGINDSHPILAALGKQMQYYTQSGEAQKRAAMPSLKLLGGYAYRGTGVNSNGKSSSAWQDGFRNNTNNMLVGIGITWNITSLYTNRLKGKGLNEEANSAKLLQTQYQDAMEADLSASQTKSHWQYKQLQKSQIAVKQAQDAYGMYLARYKSGLITLSELLQIRILLEQAENNHIEASRSYWMLLAYESELTANFDYLFNNL, from the coding sequence ATGATAAAAGACATAGTGGCAGCTATATGTATGTGGCTTGCCCTTGCATCCGTGCTACCCTTATACGGACAGCAAAAAAAAGAAAACACACTGGGCAGTTTATGGTCTCAGGTGGAAGAAAACTACCCTGGAATAGCTGTTAAAAAAATTGCTATAAATGCGGCCGAGCTAAATGCCAAAGCTGTAAAAAGTACTCATCTTCCACAAGTAAAAACACAATTTCAAAACACCTATGGCACTTATGAAGGGAGTGCCGGAGCTTTCTTTCCGCAGCCCGGTTTTTTTAATGTAAGCGGTAATCCTGGAGCATTAGAAGGAAGCAGTTTAGCAGCAAATAGCTTTGCTTCGGCTACTGTTGAATGGGAATTGTTCACCTTTGGTAGACTTAAAAAAGAAAATGAAGTGGCAGAAACGCTAGTTCAGAAAAAAGTTAGTGAACAGGATGCTTACATCCTAAATCTCAAAAAAGTACTTTCTGAACGCTACATCACATTGCTTTATAATCATGCAAAATTAGAATGGTCTAAAAAAAATACGGAACGCTTAGATGATATCCGTAAAATCAGTTCAGGTTTAGCGGCTTCGGGTCTTAAACCTGCGGCAGATAGTCTTTTGGCTACTTCTTCTTATGTGCAGGCTATGGGTGAGCATGATAAATGGAACGGTAATAAGTATGCTTCCTATATCAAACTCCAAGAACTATATGATCAAGATACTGTTATGTACAGTTCATCCATTCGGCATTTTTCAGCTCCTATGGAAAGTCAGGATGTAAATGCTAGTCAGGGCATCAACGACAGTCATCCAATATTAGCTGCATTAGGCAAACAGATGCAATACTATACGCAAAGCGGAGAAGCCCAAAAGAGAGCAGCGATGCCATCATTAAAGCTACTAGGTGGCTATGCTTACCGAGGAACAGGTGTTAACTCCAATGGTAAAAGTTCAAGTGCATGGCAAGACGGTTTTAGAAATAACACGAATAATATGCTTGTCGGTATAGGCATAACATGGAATATAACAAGTTTATATACAAACCGATTAAAAGGTAAAGGATTAAATGAAGAGGCCAACAGCGCTAAATTATTGCAAACGCAATATCAGGATGCGATGGAAGCAGATCTATCAGCATCTCAAACAAAAAGCCACTGGCAATATAAGCAGTTACAAAAATCTCAAATCGCCGTTAAACAGGCACAAGATGCTTATGGTATGTATCTAGCCCGTTATAAAAGTGGACTGATCACGCTTAGTGAATTATTACAGATCCGCATTTTACTTGAACAGGCCGAGAATAATCATATCGAAGCCTCCCGTTCGTATTGGATGTTACTGGCATATGAGTCAGAGCTAACGGCCAATTTCGATTATCTGTTTAATAACCTTTAA
- a CDS encoding efflux RND transporter permease subunit: MNLIRFALRKPIAIMVAVITIAFFSYSTIKKINVDIFPEVELPAMYIAMPYGGLSPAYMDGFMANEFQKVLLFVSGVKNIDFKSVQGLSLMKLTFYPGTNMAQVAGEVSTSVSRAMGFLPAGAVPPMVVRFDGSSLPVGQLVFESDKLSINEIQTLVLTKIRPMFVEIPGITAPAPFGGNARSIVVDIDPEAMQASGLSAEDITIAITKSSIPSPAGNIRIGDENLMAPINSIAKNPEEFLNTPIKTTDNRTIYVRDVASVSDGADQTVGYALVNGKRSVYLPIIKKADASTLDAVNNLKSSMDKLKNQLPEDVDVRYEFDQSKYIERSLSNLIHEGILGAVFTGLMIFLFLGDTRGAFIVVLTIPIAILSAVMVLYLFGQTINIMTLSGLALSIGILVDEATVTIENIHQHMEMKKGKQRAILDALLEISVPKLLILLCILAVLTPAFIMTGIPKDMFIPLSMAVAFAMVASFIASQTFVPILANWLMKNKQEIVSKTNRKKAFFEKFRVNYSYRMRKWSAKSLGLFLLYIVLSGGTIGLLLNFVGTDVMPVSNSGDFQLRIQAPQGSRIEKTEQIVNSITDAIKTQLPEDGIAITSAFVGMQPATSPINPIFLFTSSSHEAVLQVSVDQNLYAGSMEDLKEKIRTSITQNHPQIKFNFEPMELTEKIMGQGAMTPIEIKVGAGQLKAANTHASKIESNLKEIPYLRDVRIAEPIAYPTLEIEVNRDLAGQFGLTMQEITKSLVTATSSTRFTDKNLWVDPKSGLVFQVQVQIPEHIMSSEERLKSLPLKKGNLRPVLEDIATVRRVTAPAQVNRKGPNRYVTIIANVYNQDLGTASTAVKKAIKDAGEPPRGVSIWTEGTMQLLDDTLGNLLTGLAVAIIAIFLMLSAYYQSFKVPLIILSVIPAVITGSLIILFLTNSTLNLQSYMGIIMSIGVSVSNAVLLINQAEYYRRNMALKPTNAARLAASSRLRPILMTAAAMLAGMLPMAIGIGDGAEQVAPLGRAVIGGLIASTIVILLLLPHFFSSLMSRTSVSSPSLDPDDETSQYYSNKKTSSL; the protein is encoded by the coding sequence ATGAATCTAATAAGATTTGCGCTCAGGAAACCCATTGCTATCATGGTAGCGGTCATTACGATTGCCTTTTTTTCTTATAGCACAATAAAAAAAATCAATGTAGACATCTTTCCTGAAGTTGAATTACCGGCTATGTATATCGCTATGCCTTATGGCGGATTATCCCCGGCCTATATGGACGGATTTATGGCAAATGAATTTCAGAAGGTGCTCCTATTTGTCAGCGGTGTTAAAAATATAGACTTTAAAAGTGTACAGGGGCTCAGCCTGATGAAGCTTACCTTTTATCCAGGTACCAACATGGCACAAGTAGCCGGAGAAGTATCTACTTCAGTTTCAAGAGCGATGGGCTTTCTACCTGCTGGTGCAGTACCGCCGATGGTAGTCCGTTTTGATGGAAGTTCATTACCGGTAGGTCAGTTGGTCTTTGAAAGTGACAAACTCTCGATCAATGAAATACAGACACTTGTATTAACCAAAATCAGACCGATGTTTGTCGAAATCCCCGGGATCACCGCACCCGCACCTTTTGGAGGTAATGCGCGTTCAATTGTCGTCGATATTGATCCCGAAGCGATGCAGGCCAGCGGACTAAGTGCCGAAGACATTACAATTGCCATCACCAAAAGCAGTATTCCTTCTCCTGCCGGAAATATCCGTATAGGCGATGAAAATTTAATGGCTCCAATTAATTCAATCGCTAAAAATCCGGAGGAGTTTTTAAATACACCGATCAAGACCACTGACAACCGTACCATCTATGTCAGAGATGTCGCTTCAGTGTCAGATGGCGCAGATCAAACAGTGGGATATGCATTGGTCAACGGGAAACGCTCCGTATACCTGCCTATCATCAAAAAAGCAGATGCTTCTACACTAGATGCTGTAAATAATTTAAAGTCGTCCATGGATAAATTAAAGAATCAACTTCCGGAAGATGTGGATGTCCGTTACGAGTTTGATCAATCCAAATACATTGAGCGCTCACTTTCTAATCTGATACATGAAGGCATACTCGGTGCTGTTTTTACGGGATTGATGATTTTCTTATTTCTAGGAGATACGCGGGGGGCTTTTATCGTAGTACTGACAATACCGATCGCTATACTCTCGGCTGTTATGGTTCTTTACCTATTTGGACAAACCATCAACATCATGACACTAAGCGGCTTAGCCCTATCGATCGGTATTCTTGTCGATGAAGCTACAGTGACGATCGAAAACATCCATCAACATATGGAAATGAAAAAAGGAAAACAGCGCGCTATTTTAGATGCGTTGCTTGAAATATCTGTTCCAAAGCTTTTAATTCTACTTTGCATTTTAGCAGTGTTAACTCCTGCTTTCATTATGACCGGTATTCCTAAGGACATGTTTATTCCTTTATCAATGGCTGTAGCATTTGCAATGGTAGCATCCTTTATTGCCTCTCAAACATTCGTACCTATTTTGGCGAATTGGTTAATGAAAAATAAACAGGAAATTGTAAGTAAAACGAATAGAAAAAAAGCTTTTTTTGAGAAATTCAGAGTAAATTATTCTTACAGAATGCGTAAGTGGTCCGCAAAATCACTTGGTCTTTTTTTACTCTATATCGTACTTTCTGGGGGAACAATCGGTTTATTATTAAATTTCGTCGGAACCGATGTCATGCCTGTATCAAATAGTGGTGACTTCCAATTACGTATACAAGCCCCACAAGGAAGCAGAATCGAAAAAACAGAACAGATCGTCAACTCCATTACTGATGCTATCAAAACACAGCTTCCTGAAGATGGCATAGCGATAACTTCTGCTTTCGTAGGCATGCAACCTGCTACATCCCCGATCAATCCTATTTTTCTGTTCACAAGTTCTTCACATGAAGCGGTACTGCAAGTATCCGTAGATCAAAATTTGTATGCTGGATCTATGGAGGACCTGAAAGAAAAAATAAGAACTTCAATAACTCAGAATCATCCACAGATAAAGTTCAATTTTGAACCGATGGAACTGACAGAAAAAATAATGGGACAGGGAGCTATGACGCCCATTGAAATTAAAGTTGGTGCCGGACAGCTTAAAGCAGCAAATACACATGCTTCGAAAATTGAATCGAATTTGAAAGAAATACCTTATTTACGAGATGTACGAATTGCTGAACCAATCGCCTACCCTACTCTTGAAATTGAAGTTAACCGTGACTTGGCCGGACAGTTTGGATTGACCATGCAGGAAATTACGAAGAGCTTAGTGACCGCCACCTCTTCTACCCGTTTTACAGATAAAAATCTTTGGGTAGATCCGAAATCGGGGCTTGTTTTTCAAGTTCAGGTTCAGATCCCCGAGCATATCATGTCATCAGAAGAAAGGCTTAAATCGCTTCCTTTAAAGAAAGGAAACCTCCGTCCGGTACTTGAAGATATTGCTACTGTTCGCCGAGTAACCGCTCCGGCACAAGTAAACCGCAAAGGTCCTAACCGATATGTCACGATCATAGCAAATGTCTACAATCAAGATTTGGGAACAGCTTCTACAGCCGTAAAAAAAGCTATAAAAGATGCGGGCGAACCTCCACGTGGTGTTAGTATATGGACTGAAGGTACAATGCAACTTCTTGACGACACATTAGGCAATCTTTTGACAGGATTAGCTGTAGCTATTATTGCTATTTTCTTGATGTTATCTGCGTACTACCAGTCTTTTAAAGTTCCTTTAATTATCCTATCAGTCATTCCTGCTGTGATTACGGGGAGCTTAATTATATTATTTCTTACGAACAGTACTCTTAATTTACAATCATATATGGGTATTATCATGTCCATTGGTGTATCGGTATCCAATGCCGTATTGCTCATAAATCAAGCTGAATATTACAGAAGAAACATGGCCTTAAAACCTACAAACGCGGCAAGATTAGCTGCTTCGTCAAGATTGCGTCCGATATTAATGACTGCCGCGGCCATGCTTGCCGGTATGTTGCCTATGGCGATAGGTATTGGAGATGGCGCCGAACAAGTAGCACCTCTCGGTAGAGCTGTTATTGGCGGTCTTATTGCATCTACAATTGTTATTTTACTGCTTCTACCGCATTTCTTTTCTTCACTCATGTCCAGAACATCAGTTAGTAGCCCATCTCTAGATCCTGATGATGAGACAAGTCAGTATTATTCTAATAAAAAAACATCATCCCTATAA
- a CDS encoding efflux RND transporter periplasmic adaptor subunit: MNTTISKYKISSLTGFALLLITCMSCAQQEQKTKKENKKVDKQINYSTVAVQFINPEYEISVPAELKPYEQVAVFAKVSGFVKQLYVDRGDHVRKGQLLAILEAPEMNQRYLSDKATEQKIYNDYLFAQQAYDRLKDASATAGAVAAIELDRAKSSVESARAAYEASKAGTTHTSQLQQYLRITAPFDGVITERNVSVGALAGTSSNQSLFMMAQGNKLRLTLSLPEKHAASVQQGVQANFTVSSQPGKTFETTLSRTSGLLNQQDRSLTLEFDVDNPSRELQGGDYAQVKLKLKRKTPSSWVPKKSVLTTQAGTFILILDDQEIKRIPVKEGVHLDTLTEVFGQISTESQIILKPSEEIKEGKINK; this comes from the coding sequence ATGAATACGACAATCTCTAAATATAAAATATCAAGTTTAACTGGCTTTGCTTTGCTCCTAATTACATGTATGTCATGCGCTCAGCAAGAACAAAAAACTAAAAAAGAGAATAAAAAGGTGGACAAACAAATAAATTATAGTACTGTGGCGGTACAGTTCATAAATCCGGAATATGAGATTTCAGTTCCAGCAGAACTGAAACCTTATGAACAGGTGGCTGTTTTTGCAAAAGTATCAGGATTTGTAAAACAGTTATATGTAGACCGTGGTGATCATGTACGTAAAGGACAGCTATTGGCGATACTAGAGGCCCCTGAAATGAATCAACGATATCTTTCTGACAAAGCTACTGAGCAAAAGATATATAACGATTACCTCTTTGCACAACAAGCATATGATCGTTTGAAAGATGCATCAGCGACAGCCGGTGCTGTAGCGGCAATTGAATTAGACAGAGCAAAAAGTTCTGTTGAAAGTGCACGTGCAGCTTACGAAGCTTCTAAAGCTGGTACGACCCATACATCACAATTACAGCAATATCTGCGTATCACTGCCCCTTTCGATGGCGTCATTACAGAGCGAAATGTTTCCGTAGGAGCATTGGCAGGAACTTCATCCAACCAGTCGCTGTTCATGATGGCACAAGGTAATAAATTACGCTTAACTTTGTCACTTCCAGAAAAACATGCGGCTTCTGTTCAGCAAGGTGTCCAAGCGAATTTCACCGTAAGTTCACAGCCTGGAAAAACATTTGAGACAACATTATCCCGTACTTCAGGATTACTGAATCAGCAAGATCGGTCACTTACACTAGAATTTGATGTCGACAATCCATCACGCGAATTACAAGGAGGCGACTATGCACAAGTTAAATTAAAACTAAAACGTAAGACTCCATCTAGTTGGGTACCTAAAAAAAGTGTTCTAACGACACAGGCTGGCACTTTTATACTTATATTAGACGATCAAGAAATTAAACGCATTCCTGTCAAGGAAGGCGTACATTTGGATACGTTAACGGAAGTATTTGGCCAAATTTCGACAGAAAGTCAAATCATATTAAAGCCATCAGAAGAAATTAAAGAAGGAAAAATAAACAAATAG
- a CDS encoding TlpA family protein disulfide reductase: MKIQFNRKMIGMLLIACSITAISCNSKTKDTQNSKSDETAEDSTVATKAIQANEVSFKDEDGKDITLSSLKGKVVFINFWATWCPPCIHEMPSINTLKQSFKGNDEIVFLMVDVDGTMEKSKAFMTENKYDLQVYIPNGDIPQDFLGNAIPTTVIINKKGEMVDRMEGGRDYADPEIAKSLNELIQSN, translated from the coding sequence ATGAAAATCCAATTCAATAGGAAAATGATCGGCATGCTTTTGATTGCATGCAGCATTACAGCTATATCCTGCAATTCAAAAACTAAAGACACGCAAAATTCAAAGTCGGACGAAACAGCAGAGGATAGTACAGTGGCTACTAAAGCTATCCAAGCAAACGAGGTTAGCTTTAAAGATGAAGATGGAAAAGATATCACCCTAAGCTCACTAAAAGGTAAAGTGGTATTCATTAACTTTTGGGCGACGTGGTGCCCTCCCTGTATTCATGAAATGCCTTCTATCAACACTTTAAAACAATCCTTCAAGGGTAATGATGAGATCGTATTTTTAATGGTAGATGTAGATGGCACGATGGAAAAATCAAAAGCATTTATGACCGAAAATAAATATGATTTACAAGTGTATATTCCAAATGGCGATATTCCGCAAGATTTCTTAGGAAATGCAATACCAACTACGGTAATCATTAACAAAAAGGGAGAGATGGTAGATCGTATGGAAGGTGGGCGTGATTACGCAGATCCTGAAATAGCAAAATCTTTGAATGAGCTTATTCAAAGCAATTAA
- a CDS encoding porin yields MKKNLPFPTCTLIGFLLLYSISARAQVPDSTQGEILESYPKFQFKGLFQGRFTTSLKKNVDVEGLHHTDDKGTNNSFSLKYMRAQLKGQISRRVEVVALANFADFKNDPKTRVLENAYLRYSFNPKVAITVGQFRPWFGLEETYPVDIIKSLEWSNQYTEFGKNGWTSFQIGASVGGTLPLGTIPMRYAVSVVNGNGKNQVSDKDNGKQFLTRIVFDLAKKYDFSIGLNGGTGTVFKRNVHALAFDVSSKFQLAHKWNIDFQIEAKQAINHNLYFSLEETERLQDIYQYQMRGAYFLPNMRYEIDYKNLKAIEFSCRYEYLDTDFRQKSNPRQSLVPMVSLEFLKNYGARIQMGMQMDYYKHQIESTNKYNGNLFILQVQSRL; encoded by the coding sequence ATGAAAAAAAACTTACCTTTTCCAACATGCACTTTAATTGGATTTTTACTTTTATACAGTATATCGGCTCGCGCCCAAGTGCCCGATAGTACGCAAGGAGAAATTTTAGAAAGTTACCCCAAATTTCAGTTCAAGGGGCTTTTTCAAGGAAGGTTTACAACAAGTCTTAAAAAAAATGTTGATGTAGAAGGCCTTCACCATACAGATGATAAGGGCACAAATAATTCCTTTTCGCTCAAATACATGCGCGCGCAACTCAAAGGACAAATTAGCAGAAGAGTAGAAGTTGTTGCTTTAGCAAATTTTGCTGATTTTAAAAATGATCCCAAGACCCGAGTTTTAGAGAACGCTTACCTACGGTACAGTTTTAATCCCAAAGTTGCCATTACCGTTGGACAGTTCAGACCTTGGTTTGGATTAGAAGAAACTTATCCCGTGGATATCATCAAATCATTGGAATGGTCTAACCAATATACCGAATTTGGAAAAAATGGTTGGACAAGTTTTCAAATTGGGGCTTCCGTAGGCGGTACATTACCGTTAGGAACCATACCAATGCGTTATGCCGTTTCTGTTGTGAATGGAAATGGAAAAAATCAGGTTTCGGATAAAGATAATGGAAAACAATTTTTAACAAGGATCGTATTTGATCTGGCAAAAAAATATGATTTCAGTATTGGTTTAAACGGTGGTACGGGTACCGTGTTTAAAAGAAATGTACATGCTTTAGCATTTGATGTATCGTCTAAATTTCAGCTTGCACATAAATGGAATATAGATTTTCAGATCGAAGCTAAGCAGGCGATTAATCACAATCTATACTTCAGTCTCGAAGAAACAGAGCGACTACAAGATATTTATCAATACCAAATGCGAGGAGCTTACTTCTTACCGAATATGCGTTATGAAATTGATTATAAAAACCTGAAAGCTATTGAGTTTTCTTGTAGATATGAATACTTAGATACTGATTTCAGACAAAAATCTAATCCCAGACAGTCTTTAGTTCCTATGGTAAGCTTGGAATTTCTCAAAAACTACGGGGCTAGAATACAAATGGGTATGCAGATGGATTATTATAAACATCAAATTGAAAGTACAAACAAATACAATGGTAATTTGTTCATTTTACAAGTACAAAGTCGATTATAA